In a genomic window of Homo sapiens chromosome 22, GRCh38.p14 Primary Assembly:
- the TEF gene encoding thyrotroph embryonic factor isoform 2 (isoform 2 is encoded by transcript variant 2), giving the protein MDMPEVLKSLLEHSLPWPEKRTDKEKGKEKLEEDEAAAASTMAVSASLMPPIWDKTIPYDGESFHLEYMDLDEFLLENGIPASPTHLAHNLLLPVAELEGKESASSSTASPPSSSTAIFQPSETVSSTESSLEKERETPSPIDPNCVEVDVNFNPDPADLVLSSVPGGELFNPRKHKFAEEDLKPQPMIKKAKKVFVPDEQKDEKYWTRRKKNNVAAKRSRDARRLKENQITIRAAFLEKENTALRTEVAELRKEVGKCKTIVSKYETKYGPL; this is encoded by the exons AtaaggaaaaggggaaggaaaagcTGGAGGAGGACGAGGCCGCAGCCGCCAGCACCAtggctgtctcagcctccctcatGCCACCCATCTGGGACAAGACCATCCCATATGATGGCGAATCTTTCCACCTGGAGTACATGGACCTGGATGAGTTCCTGCTGGAGAATGGCATCCCCGCCAGCCCCACCCACCTGGCCCACAACCTGCTGCTGCCTGTAGCAGAGCTAGAAGGGAAGGAGTCTGCCAGCTCTTCCACAGCATCCCCACCATCCTCCTCCACTGCCATCTTTCAGCCCTCTGAAACCGTGTCCAGCACAG AATCTTCcctggagaaggagagggagactCCCAGTCCCATCGACCCCAATTGTGTGGAAGTGGATGTGAACTTCAATCCGGACCCCGCCGACCTGGTGCTCTCCAGTGTGCCAGGCGGGGAGCTCTTCAACCCTCGGAAGCACAAGTTTGCTGAGGAGGACCTGAAGCCCCAGCCTATGATCAAAAAGGCCAAGAAGGTCTTTGTCCCCGACGAGCAGAAG GATGAAAAGTACTGGACAAGACGCAAGAAGAACAACGTGGCAGCTAAACGGTCACGGGATGCCCGGCGCCTGAAAGAGAATCAGATCACCATCCGGGCAGCCTTCCTGGAGAAGGAGAACACAGCCCTGCGGACGGAGGTGGCCGAGCTACGCAAGGAGGTGGGCAAGTGCAAGACCATCGTGTCCAAGTATGAGACCAAATACGGGCCCTTGTAA